Below is a genomic region from Deinococcus sp. YIM 134068.
GTGAGCGGGGATGAGACAATGGAACGACGCCGGATTCTCCCGACCATATGTTCTCCTTGACGATCTCTGAGATATGTTGAGCTTCCTCATTTTAGACACATTGTGAAAAACCTCATGCCGCACATCGAGCAGGACGTCCATTCATTAAGGAGAGATGAGCGTAGGAGGTGGCGACCGGCGTCCCCTTCCCTCCCCTACCCTGTCCCCCATGCTGACGGCCCTAGTGCTGGGACTTCCGGCGGACGACAATGCGCTGTGGGTGACGGCGGACACCGGGCAGGGGCGGACGCGGCTGCTGCTGGACTGTGGGGCGCGGACGCTGGACGCGCTGCCCTTCGCGGAGGTGCGGGCGGTGAATCACGTCCTGTTCTCGCACCTGCACATGGACCATGTGGCGGGCTTCGACGCCCTCTTCCGGGCCACCTTCGACCTGCCGGGGCGGGAGAACCACGTGTGGGGGCCACCCGGCACGGCGCGCATCCTCTCTCACCGTTTCCGGGGGTACTGGTGGAACCACGCGCCGGAGTTGCGCGGCACGTGGCGCGTGCATGACGTGAATGCCGAGGAAATCCGCACCTTCCGCTTCGAGCTGCACGAGGCGTTCGAGGTCGCGCACGAGGAGGGCACGCGACCACACGCCGGGCCGCTCTTCACCACCTCCGAGGCCAGCGTGGAGGCCATTTCACTTCAACATCAGGGCGTCTGCCTCGGCTACGTCGTCCGCGAGCCGGAGCGCGTGAGCGTGGACACGGCGCAACTGGCGGCGCTGGAGCTGAGGGGGGGACCGTGGCTCGCCGCGCTGAAGGCGGGGGCGACGGGGACGCTGGACGTTCACGGCACTCAGCACGACGCGAAGGAGTTGCGCTCCCTCCTGCTGCGCCGGGAACAGGGCGGCAGCCTCGCCTACCTGACGGACTTCCGGCTGGACGCCGCCGAACTCGCCCGCCTCACGCCCCTCCTCGCGGGCGTGGACACCCTCTACGCCGAGGCGCAGTACCTCCCGGAGGATGCCGACCTCGCGCGGCGCAACGACCACACGACCGCCGACGCGGTGGCGACGTTGGCAAATGCGGCAGGAGTGCGGGACCTCTGCCTGCTCCACCTCTCGCGCCGCTACCGGGCTGAGCGGTGGCCGGAGTTCCTGCAAACGGCACGCGCGGTCTTCCCGGCGACCCGTTTTCCGTCGGGGTGGGTGGGAGGTGAGGGATAAGCGGTCAGCTCTCAGCCGTGAGCGAGAAGGGCAAGCGGGGCT
It encodes:
- a CDS encoding MBL fold metallo-hydrolase, which produces MLTALVLGLPADDNALWVTADTGQGRTRLLLDCGARTLDALPFAEVRAVNHVLFSHLHMDHVAGFDALFRATFDLPGRENHVWGPPGTARILSHRFRGYWWNHAPELRGTWRVHDVNAEEIRTFRFELHEAFEVAHEEGTRPHAGPLFTTSEASVEAISLQHQGVCLGYVVREPERVSVDTAQLAALELRGGPWLAALKAGATGTLDVHGTQHDAKELRSLLLRREQGGSLAYLTDFRLDAAELARLTPLLAGVDTLYAEAQYLPEDADLARRNDHTTADAVATLANAAGVRDLCLLHLSRRYRAERWPEFLQTARAVFPATRFPSGWVGGEG